A single region of the Nocardioides ochotonae genome encodes:
- a CDS encoding ABC transporter ATP-binding protein, with protein sequence MSTRTHAPADDLRRTESATAPPVLAGGHAPTTAGALLRRTVRRHARALAGASALVTVWQVAELMVPVLIGVVIDRAVVTGDGWQMLLWAAVFALHFVVLSLSYRFGARMGNRALHTESHALRTEVSAHVLSGRGARADRLPGDVVSIATADAEMVAVVVRQVMFTVAGAVGLLVSAVVLAAIDPVLALVVLVGVPCVLVVTQLLSPRLATRSAVRQEALGEAAGIASDLVRGIRPLKGVAGEDAALDRYRRRSQQAATASVGAARWEGVMQGMTEGLSGLFLAVVALVAGVRAVNGDIGVGEFVAVVGISQFLGEPLRMLTFLVAQLAQSRASAARIVDFLATPPLVLATREQHAGTHPDSSDARPSASSTPSLALRAVSSGPLADLTLEAAPGRSVAVVAEDPADAAALLALLRGEAVPDAGTVLVGERAVGDLDVEELHAALLVADHHVELFDGTLRSNVDPHTALDAERLARVLHACAADEVVAQAPTGLEEHVRVGGTTLSGGQRQRLGLARALAADPGVLVLHDPTTAVDAVTEARIAEGLHDLRHAPGAPVRTTLVVTSSPALLARADVVVHLRAGRVVARGRHHDLVADERYRAAVLR encoded by the coding sequence TTGAGCACCCGCACCCACGCGCCGGCCGACGACCTGCGTCGGACCGAGAGCGCCACCGCACCCCCCGTGCTCGCCGGCGGGCACGCGCCCACGACCGCGGGCGCGCTGCTGCGCCGTACCGTGCGGCGCCACGCCCGAGCCCTCGCCGGCGCCTCCGCGCTGGTGACCGTCTGGCAGGTCGCCGAGCTGATGGTGCCGGTGCTGATCGGCGTGGTCATCGACCGTGCGGTGGTCACCGGCGACGGCTGGCAGATGCTGCTGTGGGCGGCGGTCTTCGCGCTGCACTTCGTGGTGCTCAGCCTCAGCTACCGCTTCGGCGCGCGGATGGGCAACCGCGCCCTGCACACCGAGTCCCACGCGCTGCGCACCGAGGTCTCGGCCCACGTGCTGTCGGGCCGTGGCGCCCGCGCCGACCGGCTGCCCGGCGACGTCGTGAGCATCGCGACGGCCGATGCGGAGATGGTCGCCGTCGTCGTGCGCCAGGTGATGTTCACCGTCGCGGGCGCGGTCGGCCTGCTGGTCAGCGCCGTGGTGCTGGCCGCGATCGACCCGGTGCTCGCGCTGGTCGTGCTGGTCGGGGTGCCGTGCGTGCTGGTCGTGACCCAGCTGCTGTCCCCGCGCCTGGCCACGCGCAGCGCGGTGCGCCAGGAGGCCCTCGGCGAGGCCGCCGGGATCGCCAGCGACCTGGTCCGCGGGATCCGCCCGCTCAAGGGGGTCGCCGGTGAGGACGCCGCGCTGGACCGCTACCGCCGCCGCAGCCAGCAGGCGGCCACCGCCAGCGTCGGCGCCGCCCGCTGGGAGGGCGTGATGCAGGGCATGACCGAGGGCCTGAGCGGGCTGTTCCTCGCCGTCGTCGCCCTGGTCGCCGGTGTCCGCGCGGTCAACGGCGACATCGGCGTCGGCGAGTTCGTCGCGGTCGTCGGCATCAGCCAGTTCCTCGGCGAGCCGCTGCGGATGCTGACCTTCCTGGTCGCCCAGCTGGCCCAGTCACGCGCCTCCGCCGCCCGGATCGTCGACTTCCTCGCGACCCCGCCGCTGGTGCTCGCCACCCGCGAGCAGCACGCCGGCACGCACCCCGACTCCTCCGACGCCCGACCGAGCGCCTCGAGCACGCCGTCGCTGGCGCTGCGCGCAGTGTCCTCCGGCCCGCTCGCCGACCTCACCCTCGAGGCCGCGCCGGGCCGCTCGGTCGCCGTGGTGGCCGAGGACCCCGCCGACGCCGCCGCCCTGCTCGCCCTGCTGCGCGGCGAGGCCGTGCCCGACGCCGGCACGGTGCTCGTCGGCGAGCGTGCGGTCGGTGACCTCGACGTCGAGGAGCTGCACGCGGCGCTGCTGGTCGCCGACCACCACGTCGAGCTCTTCGACGGCACCCTGCGCAGCAACGTCGACCCGCACACCGCCCTGGACGCCGAGCGGCTCGCGCGGGTGCTGCACGCCTGCGCCGCCGACGAGGTCGTCGCCCAGGCGCCCACCGGTCTCGAGGAGCACGTCCGCGTCGGCGGCACCACCCTCTCCGGCGGCCAGCGTCAGCGGCTCGGGCTGGCCCGTGCCCTCGCCGCCGACCCCGGCGTCCTGGTGCTGCACGACCCCACCACCGCCGTCGACGCGGTCACCGAGGCCCGGATCGCCGAGGGCCTCCACGACCTCCGCCACGCCCCCGGGGCGCCGGTGCGCACGACGCTCGTCGTGACCAGCAGCCCGGCGCTGCTGGCCCGCGCCGACGTCGTCGTCCACCTCCGCGCGGGCCGGGTGGTCGCCCGCGGCCGCCACCACGACCTCGTCGCCGACGAGCGCTACCGGGCGGCGGTGCTGCGATGA
- a CDS encoding ABC transporter ATP-binding protein, translating to MTTRLPVSSARDAYALTRRLLTRRRWTFALSASMFAVAGAAGLVAPWQLGRIADLVSTGGSTREVLTAAGWIGAAALVAALATAVSVAALARAAEPALAELREDVLDRALHLDTEQLEATGSGDLLARVSDDVRVVAGSLTEAVPLVVNSLMAILFTLVGLLALDWRLGLAGLAAAPAFVLALRWYLPRSGPYYRREREANGERAETLLAGVHGSRPLRALGTAGQQQERIAQASWRSARISIDVFDLMMRFGGRTNRAEAIGLLLVLGTGFWVVRADVATVGAVTTAALFFHRLFNPIGAVLFLFDEVQSAGASLTRLAGVALLPPPVTGSGTAPAHGGVSLVGVGHVYDGGHRALAGVDLDIAPGERVAVVGSSGAGKTTLGAIVAGRLVPSAGTVLVGGVDVADAALPGRPVVATVTQEVHVFAGSVRENLLLARPDATPAEVDAALAAVGAAGWVAALPQGADSEVGGGAVPLTPAQAQQVALARVLLADPQVVVLDEATAEAGSAGARALEDAARAVTEGRTTITIAHRLVQARDADRVLVLEDGVAVELGTHEELVAAGGRYARLWSAWSSR from the coding sequence ATGACCACGCGACTCCCGGTCTCCAGCGCGCGCGACGCCTACGCGCTGACCCGCCGCCTGCTCACCCGGCGCCGGTGGACCTTCGCCCTCAGCGCCTCGATGTTCGCGGTGGCCGGCGCCGCCGGCCTGGTCGCCCCCTGGCAGCTGGGCCGCATCGCCGACCTGGTGAGCACCGGCGGCAGCACCCGGGAGGTGCTCACCGCCGCGGGCTGGATCGGCGCCGCCGCGCTCGTGGCCGCGCTGGCCACCGCGGTGTCGGTCGCGGCCCTGGCCCGCGCCGCCGAGCCGGCGCTCGCCGAGCTGCGCGAGGACGTGCTGGACCGCGCGCTGCACCTGGACACCGAGCAGCTCGAGGCCACCGGCAGCGGCGACCTGCTCGCGCGCGTCAGCGACGACGTACGCGTGGTCGCCGGCTCGCTCACCGAGGCGGTGCCGCTCGTCGTGAACTCCCTGATGGCCATCCTCTTCACCCTCGTCGGCCTGCTCGCCCTGGACTGGCGCCTCGGTCTCGCCGGCCTGGCCGCGGCCCCGGCGTTCGTGCTGGCACTGCGCTGGTACCTGCCGCGCTCGGGGCCCTACTACCGCCGCGAGCGCGAGGCGAACGGCGAGCGCGCCGAGACGCTGCTCGCCGGCGTCCACGGCAGCCGTCCGCTGCGCGCACTGGGCACCGCCGGGCAGCAGCAGGAGCGGATCGCGCAGGCGTCCTGGCGCTCGGCGCGGATCTCCATCGACGTGTTCGACCTGATGATGCGCTTCGGCGGTCGCACCAACCGGGCGGAGGCGATCGGGCTGCTGCTGGTGCTCGGCACCGGCTTCTGGGTGGTGCGCGCCGACGTGGCGACGGTCGGCGCGGTGACGACCGCCGCGCTCTTCTTCCACCGGCTCTTCAACCCCATCGGCGCGGTGCTGTTCCTCTTCGACGAGGTCCAGTCGGCCGGCGCCTCGCTGACCCGCCTCGCCGGGGTGGCGCTGCTTCCGCCGCCCGTCACCGGGTCCGGCACCGCGCCGGCCCACGGCGGCGTCTCGCTCGTCGGCGTCGGGCACGTGTACGACGGCGGGCACCGCGCCCTGGCCGGCGTCGACCTCGACATCGCCCCCGGCGAGAGGGTCGCGGTCGTCGGCAGCAGCGGCGCCGGCAAGACCACGCTCGGCGCGATCGTGGCGGGCCGGCTGGTCCCCAGCGCCGGCACCGTGCTGGTCGGCGGCGTGGACGTCGCCGACGCCGCGCTCCCGGGACGTCCGGTGGTGGCGACGGTGACCCAGGAGGTGCACGTCTTCGCCGGATCCGTGCGCGAGAACCTGCTGCTCGCGCGTCCCGACGCCACCCCCGCCGAGGTCGACGCGGCCCTGGCGGCGGTCGGCGCCGCGGGCTGGGTCGCGGCGCTGCCGCAGGGTGCGGACAGCGAGGTCGGCGGTGGCGCCGTCCCGCTCACGCCCGCCCAGGCCCAGCAGGTCGCGCTGGCCAGGGTCCTGCTCGCCGACCCCCAGGTGGTCGTGCTCGACGAGGCCACCGCCGAGGCGGGCTCGGCCGGGGCCCGCGCGCTCGAGGACGCGGCTCGTGCCGTCACCGAGGGCCGCACCACGATCACGATCGCGCACCGGCTGGTGCAGGCCCGCGACGCCGACCGGGTGCTGGTGCTCGAGGACGGCGTGGCCGTCGAGCTGGGCACCCACGAGGAGCTCGTGGCCGCCGGCGGCCGCTACGCGCGGCTGTGGTCGGCCTGGTCCAGTCGCTGA
- a CDS encoding helix-turn-helix transcriptional regulator, translated as MTSAPVSPQPQSTPVRLAIANDYEVIVRGLHAMLEPYDDVEVAELTIKAELNRSPAVILYDTFGRLPGRDPNLAKLVRDHQAPVLVYSWRTYPADVAMAQGAAGYLHKSCTADELVKAVVAVHEGHTVVASDTSHQGSRHPRRSTWPGEHQGLSPREAEIIACISRGMSNQEIADQSFLSINTVKTHIRSAYRKIGVERRSQAVLWGVAHGLGDR; from the coding sequence ATGACCTCCGCTCCTGTGAGCCCGCAGCCGCAGTCGACGCCGGTGCGCCTGGCGATCGCGAACGACTACGAGGTCATCGTCCGCGGACTGCACGCGATGCTCGAGCCGTACGACGACGTCGAGGTCGCCGAGCTCACCATCAAGGCGGAGCTGAACCGCTCGCCCGCCGTGATCCTCTACGACACCTTCGGGCGGCTGCCCGGGCGCGACCCCAACCTCGCCAAGCTGGTGCGCGACCACCAGGCACCGGTGCTGGTCTACAGCTGGCGCACCTACCCCGCCGACGTCGCGATGGCGCAGGGGGCGGCGGGCTACCTGCACAAGAGCTGCACGGCCGACGAGCTGGTGAAGGCGGTCGTCGCGGTCCACGAGGGGCACACGGTCGTGGCGTCCGACACCTCCCACCAGGGCAGTCGCCACCCCCGACGCAGCACCTGGCCCGGCGAGCACCAGGGGCTCTCGCCGCGCGAGGCCGAGATCATCGCCTGCATCTCGCGCGGGATGAGCAACCAGGAGATCGCCGACCAGTCCTTCCTGAGCATCAACACCGTGAAGACCCACATCCGCTCGGCGTACCGCAAGATCGGCGTCGAGCGCCGCTCGCAGGCGGTGCTGTGGGGCGTCGCCCACGGCCTCGGCGACCGCTGA
- a CDS encoding cytochrome c oxidase assembly protein, with product MSPRLRMLLLAVGGGLVALVAFLLLGGGAPEAPPAGLPDPGALTGWGVPVLGYASLALGVATVGALLVPLLTGAGPRSELTGRAYRAVASVRWLAGAWLLVCLAELTLTYSDLFAVPLRNVRPGTVWDFALQSDQGQVLLVQAVAAVVLAAACRWVLAVRESAFLLVLAVLANLTGVLTGHSASSGSHDTAVIALALHVGPVTVWAGGLVALAWFLREPTEARARAARRFSGLAAWCLGLTLASGVVSALVNLGSPAELFTTAYGAGVLAKTAVLALLCWVALQARRALVERPQTVSGVRDLAPVVGLELVLMSVAAGLGVALGRTAPPVGEPYANGAESLLGGPLPDPPSVANLLFTFTPSGIGLAVVLLGTAGYVAGIIAVRRRGGRWSVGRTVSWFVGLLLVAYTTLGGLAVYSEVMFSAHMAAHMVLSMVAPIFLVVGAPVTLALRALPGADTPGGHGPRQWLSSVLRSRPARFLTHPLVAAVIFVGSLYAVYLTGVFEALMQNHLGHAFMELHFLIAGFLYFEVLVGDAPLPHRPSHLARLGLMLLVTPFHAFFAIALMSADAVVAGDYYSMLDRGFATDLSQDQYVGGSITWALGEIPLLIVMVVLLFQWFRSDTRDADRHDRQSSRDSDAELEAYNRMLAGLADHDRSSS from the coding sequence GTGAGTCCACGTCTGCGCATGCTGCTGCTCGCCGTGGGCGGCGGGCTGGTCGCGCTGGTCGCCTTCCTGCTGCTCGGCGGAGGCGCTCCCGAGGCGCCGCCGGCCGGGCTGCCCGACCCCGGCGCGCTCACCGGCTGGGGCGTGCCGGTGCTCGGCTACGCCTCGCTCGCGCTCGGCGTCGCGACCGTCGGCGCGCTGCTGGTGCCGCTGCTCACCGGCGCCGGGCCGCGCAGCGAGCTGACCGGGCGCGCCTACCGCGCCGTCGCGTCGGTGCGCTGGCTGGCCGGCGCGTGGCTGCTGGTCTGCCTGGCCGAGCTCACCCTCACCTACTCCGACCTGTTCGCGGTGCCGCTGCGCAACGTGCGGCCCGGCACCGTGTGGGACTTCGCCCTGCAGTCCGACCAGGGCCAGGTGCTCCTGGTCCAGGCCGTCGCCGCCGTCGTGCTCGCCGCGGCCTGCCGCTGGGTGCTCGCGGTCCGCGAGTCGGCCTTCCTCCTGGTGCTGGCGGTCCTCGCCAACCTCACCGGCGTCCTGACCGGGCACTCCGCCTCCTCGGGCAGCCACGACACCGCGGTCATCGCGCTCGCGCTGCACGTCGGACCGGTGACGGTCTGGGCCGGCGGCCTGGTCGCGCTCGCCTGGTTCCTGCGCGAGCCCACCGAGGCCCGCGCCCGGGCCGCCCGCCGGTTCTCCGGCCTCGCCGCCTGGTGCCTGGGTCTCACCCTGGCCTCCGGCGTGGTGAGCGCCCTGGTCAACCTCGGCTCCCCCGCCGAGCTGTTCACCACGGCGTACGGCGCGGGCGTGCTGGCCAAGACCGCCGTCCTGGCGCTGCTGTGCTGGGTCGCCCTGCAGGCCCGGCGCGCGCTCGTCGAGCGCCCGCAGACGGTGAGCGGGGTGCGCGACCTGGCCCCCGTCGTCGGCCTCGAGCTCGTGCTCATGTCGGTGGCCGCCGGCCTCGGCGTCGCCCTGGGCCGCACCGCGCCGCCGGTCGGCGAGCCGTACGCCAACGGCGCGGAGAGCCTGCTCGGCGGTCCGCTCCCCGACCCCCCGAGCGTCGCGAACCTGCTGTTCACCTTCACCCCCTCCGGCATCGGCCTCGCCGTCGTCCTGCTCGGTACCGCCGGCTACGTCGCCGGCATCATCGCCGTGCGCCGTCGCGGCGGCCGCTGGTCGGTCGGCCGCACGGTGTCGTGGTTCGTGGGCCTGCTGCTGGTCGCCTACACCACCCTCGGCGGCCTCGCGGTCTACTCCGAGGTCATGTTCAGCGCCCACATGGCCGCGCACATGGTGCTCTCGATGGTCGCCCCGATCTTCCTGGTCGTCGGCGCCCCGGTGACCCTGGCGTTGCGCGCGCTTCCCGGCGCCGACACGCCCGGCGGCCACGGCCCGCGCCAGTGGCTGTCCTCGGTGCTCCGCTCGCGCCCGGCGCGGTTCCTCACCCACCCGCTGGTGGCGGCCGTGATCTTCGTCGGCAGCCTCTACGCCGTCTACCTGACCGGCGTCTTCGAGGCGCTGATGCAGAACCACCTCGGCCACGCCTTCATGGAGCTGCACTTCCTGATCGCCGGCTTCCTCTACTTCGAGGTGCTGGTCGGCGACGCCCCGCTGCCGCACCGCCCCTCGCACCTGGCCCGGCTCGGGCTGATGCTGCTCGTCACGCCGTTCCACGCGTTCTTCGCCATCGCGCTGATGAGCGCGGACGCGGTCGTGGCCGGCGACTACTACTCGATGCTGGACCGCGGCTTCGCCACCGACCTCTCCCAGGACCAGTACGTCGGGGGCTCGATCACCTGGGCCCTGGGCGAGATCCCGCTGCTCATCGTCATGGTGGTGCTGCTGTTCCAGTGGTTCCGCAGCGACACCCGCGACGCGGACCGCCACGACCGGCAGTCCTCGCGCGACTCCGACGCCGAGCTGGAGGCCTACAACCGCATGCTGGCCGGGCTCGCCGACCACGATCGGAGCTCCTCGTGA
- a CDS encoding copper resistance CopC family protein: protein MNHRPVTSSTPRRRLATLAALLVALVPGLLLATALPASAHAALVSSDPADASSVETLPDEVTLEFNESIADPAYVVVTAPDGVRVNSGDAAVAGPQVTQALDAQGLALPAGTYTLAYRVVSADGHPISGEQTFEVETPTVADADADAADAAQTDETAEGAGNGDGGDALSTVLLVAGVVAVFGLGGALVLRARRGGSQ from the coding sequence GTGAACCACCGCCCTGTCACGTCGTCGACCCCGCGCCGCCGCCTCGCCACGCTCGCGGCACTGCTGGTCGCCCTGGTCCCGGGCCTCCTGCTCGCCACCGCCCTCCCGGCGTCGGCGCACGCCGCCCTCGTCTCCTCCGACCCCGCCGACGCCAGCAGCGTCGAGACGCTGCCCGACGAGGTGACGCTGGAGTTCAACGAGTCGATCGCGGACCCGGCGTACGTCGTGGTCACCGCACCCGACGGCGTCCGGGTGAACAGCGGGGACGCCGCGGTGGCCGGCCCGCAGGTGACCCAGGCCCTCGACGCCCAGGGCCTCGCGCTGCCGGCCGGGACCTACACGCTGGCCTACCGGGTGGTGTCCGCCGACGGGCACCCGATCAGCGGCGAGCAGACCTTCGAGGTCGAGACCCCGACCGTGGCCGACGCCGACGCCGACGCCGCCGACGCCGCCCAGACGGACGAGACCGCCGAGGGCGCCGGGAACGGTGACGGCGGGGACGCCCTGTCCACCGTGCTGCTCGTGGCGGGCGTCGTGGCGGTCTTCGGGCTGGGCGGGGCACTGGTGCTCCGGGCGCGTCGCGGAGGCTCGCAGTGA